In one Lolium rigidum isolate FL_2022 chromosome 3, APGP_CSIRO_Lrig_0.1, whole genome shotgun sequence genomic region, the following are encoded:
- the LOC124702172 gene encoding uncharacterized protein LOC124702172, protein MAATSLSSPPSKVATAKRGGISKPSSSYTQLAFCSRHAFQKIGTATALQRPQNELKHARPCATTDNDRAAPAEAVQETTMSNGQQPQPQPSEPPKRVPLTARERLRAARVLGKYAAEPADKKKGSPEFKSGLLDALRETEGGGGKKGGRKRSGLPEAPSNLLDDKKRGMPKPGWTFDWMAALPVGTDVLIVAASFSIITTVMFGTTYLVWKLGAIHFNEY, encoded by the exons ATGGCTGCCACCAGCCTCAGTTCCCCTCCCTCCAAGGTTGCCACTGCCAAA CGAGGAGGCATCTCCAAACCTTCCTCGTCCTACACCCAGCTCGCCTTCTGCTCCAGACATGCCTTCCAGAAGATAGGAACCGCCACAGCTCTGCAAAGGCCTCAGAATGAGCTCAAGCACGCGAGGCCCTGCGCCACCACGGACAACGACCGGGCGGCACCGGCAGAGGCAGTACAGGAAACAACCATGAGTAACGGccagcagccgcagccgcagccgagcgAGCCGCCGAAGCGGGTGCCGCTGACGGCGCGGGAGCGGCTGCGCGCGGCGCGCGTGCTGGGCAAGTACGCGGCGGAGCCGGCGGACAAGAAGAAGGGGTCGCCGGAGTTCAAGAGCGGGTTGCTGGACGCGCTGCGCGAgacggaaggcggcggcggcaagaaGGGCGGGAGGAAGCGGTCGGGGCTCCCCGAGGCGCCAAGCAACCTGCTGGACGACAAGAAGCGCGGGATGCCCAAGCCCGGGTGGACGTTCGACTGGATGGCGGCGCTGCCGGTGGGCACGGACGTGCTCATCGTCGCGGCGTCCTTCAGCATCATCACCACCGTCATGTTCGGGACCACCTACCTCGTGTGGAAGCTCGGCGCCATACACTTCAACGAGTACTAg